One stretch of Cygnus olor isolate bCygOlo1 chromosome 1, bCygOlo1.pri.v2, whole genome shotgun sequence DNA includes these proteins:
- the LOC121063662 gene encoding uncharacterized protein LOC121063662 — MDLATLERKSIVLHPASGGVIVFPRIGLYIPRGRAAGEGPLQAPKGRALEKKGDARVEGESKRTGVPPAIKSQLLTRQSPSLPRLSRATGEAKLGQAAGEKEPSPRLRTARQESSSKMAEEGKGKRSAAAWPQTQAPACEAQRRAGQEICCLYRQEDERTLQASLAEEQLKKERERQHMWEKCKGRGERNGRESIWQKTQTEMQRLQTESASSMALVELKKSLQMVPVDMKQQHVLIPHPPEKKAEAAPLSKSSTK, encoded by the exons ATGGATTTGGCCACACTGGAGAGGAAAAGCATCGTCCTACATCCAGCGTCTGGAGGTGTCATCGTCTTTCCCAG GATTGGCCTCTACATACCTCGTGGAagagctgcaggggaagggccTCTTCAAGCACCCAAGGGGCgtgctttggaaaagaaggGAGACGCAAGGGTGGAGGGAGAGTCTAAGAGAACAG GGGTGCCTCCTGCTATTAAGAGCCAGCTGCTCACACGCCAGAGTCCTTCTCTACCCAGACTCTCCAGGGCGACTGGGGAGGCAAAGCTgggccaggctgctggggaaaaagAGCCTTCTcccag GCTGCGTACAGCACGTCAGGAGAGCTCCTCAAAGATggcagaagaggggaagggCAAGCGCTCTGCTGCGGCCTGGCCCCAAACTCAAGCCCCTGCCTGTGAGGCTCAACGGAGAGCAGGACAG GAAATATGCTGCCTGTACAGGCAAGAAGATGAAAGAACTCTGCAGGCATCgctggctgaggagcagctgaagaaagaacGGGAGAGACAGCACATGTGGGAAAAGTGCAAGGGTCGTGGCGAAAGGAATGGGAGAGAGAGTATCTGG CAGAAGACGCAGACGGAAATGCAGAGGCTGCAGACAGAGAGTGCTTCCTCCATGGCACTTGTGGAACTGAAAAAGTCTCTGCAGATGGTACCAGTGGATATGAAGCAGCAGCACGTCCTCATCCCTCACCCCCCCGAGAAGAAGGCTGAGGCAGCTCCTCTGAGCAAATCAAGCACCAAGTGA